The following proteins come from a genomic window of Nocardioides albertanoniae:
- a CDS encoding FAD-dependent monooxygenase, producing MSTDAPTIETDVLVVGAGPAGLTLAALLAAEGVDAITVTRYPGTAHSPRAHITNQRTMEVFRDLGIEDDVRAVATPNELMGNNVWATSFADKEIARLLTWGSGDERRTDYDLASPSAMCNIPQHILEPVLHRAAADRGADLRFSTELVAIGQDDDGVTATVRHRDTGAEQTIRAKYAVGADGGRSTVAEELGFEMDGEMGLGAAVNVWLEADLTAYTAHRPGTLYWMCQPGNDYWVGSGTWICVKPWTEWVMLFMYDPSQGEPDLSEEAVVARARTTIGDPDVPITIKNISKWQINHVVARSYQQGRVFLAGDAAHRHPPANGLGTNTSIQDSFNLGWKLAHVLQGKAGPELLDTYDTERRPVGKQVVDRAMQSVRDMLPISQALGFAPEQTAEDGWRALDELFAPGADGEERRRSLDAAVALQNYQFNCHGVELDQRYASAAVTDDGTPWPAPERDPELYHHPTTHPGARLPHAWLEHDGATVSTLDLVGHGRFTVLTGIGGEPWADAAAKAAADLGVAVDVRVLGHHCEHDDVLARWVTLREIDDTGALLVRPDHHIAWRAPRLADDPAADLTAALRTALRHA from the coding sequence ATGAGCACCGACGCACCGACCATCGAGACCGACGTCCTCGTCGTCGGCGCCGGGCCGGCCGGACTGACCCTGGCCGCGCTGCTCGCAGCCGAGGGGGTCGACGCGATCACCGTCACCCGCTACCCCGGGACGGCCCACTCGCCTCGCGCCCACATCACCAACCAGCGCACGATGGAGGTCTTCCGCGACCTGGGCATCGAGGACGACGTACGCGCCGTGGCCACGCCCAACGAGCTGATGGGCAACAACGTGTGGGCCACGAGCTTCGCCGACAAGGAGATCGCCCGGCTGCTCACCTGGGGGAGCGGCGACGAGCGGCGTACCGACTACGATCTGGCCAGCCCGAGCGCGATGTGCAACATCCCCCAGCACATCCTCGAGCCGGTGCTGCACCGGGCCGCCGCCGATCGCGGCGCCGACCTGCGGTTCTCGACCGAGCTCGTCGCGATCGGCCAGGACGACGACGGCGTCACCGCCACCGTCCGACACCGCGACACCGGTGCCGAACAGACCATCCGGGCGAAGTACGCCGTCGGCGCCGACGGTGGCCGATCCACGGTCGCCGAGGAGCTCGGCTTCGAGATGGACGGCGAGATGGGTCTCGGCGCGGCGGTCAACGTCTGGCTCGAGGCGGACCTGACGGCGTACACAGCGCACCGGCCGGGCACGCTCTACTGGATGTGCCAGCCCGGCAACGACTACTGGGTCGGTTCGGGCACCTGGATCTGTGTGAAGCCGTGGACCGAGTGGGTCATGCTCTTCATGTACGACCCGAGCCAGGGCGAGCCCGACCTCTCCGAGGAGGCCGTCGTCGCCCGCGCACGCACCACCATCGGAGATCCCGACGTGCCGATCACCATCAAGAACATCAGCAAGTGGCAGATCAACCACGTGGTCGCGCGCAGCTATCAGCAGGGCCGGGTGTTCCTGGCCGGTGACGCCGCGCACCGGCACCCGCCGGCCAACGGCCTGGGCACCAACACGTCGATCCAGGACTCGTTCAACCTCGGCTGGAAGCTCGCCCACGTGCTGCAGGGCAAGGCCGGTCCCGAGCTGCTCGACACCTACGACACCGAGCGCCGACCGGTCGGCAAGCAGGTCGTCGACCGCGCCATGCAGAGCGTGCGCGACATGCTGCCCATCTCCCAGGCGCTCGGGTTCGCGCCCGAGCAGACCGCCGAGGACGGCTGGCGCGCGCTCGACGAGCTCTTCGCGCCCGGTGCCGACGGGGAGGAGCGGCGGCGATCCCTCGACGCCGCGGTGGCGCTGCAGAACTACCAGTTCAACTGCCACGGCGTGGAGCTCGACCAGCGGTACGCCTCGGCCGCCGTCACCGACGACGGCACACCCTGGCCGGCGCCTGAGCGCGACCCCGAGCTCTACCACCACCCCACCACCCACCCCGGCGCGCGGCTCCCGCACGCCTGGCTCGAGCACGACGGCGCAACCGTCTCTACGCTCGACCTGGTCGGACACGGCCGGTTCACGGTGCTGACCGGCATCGGCGGCGAACCGTGGGCCGACGCCGCGGCGAAGGCCGCGGCCGACCTCGGCGTCGCTGTCGACGTACGTGTGCTCGGCCACCACTGCGAGCACGACGACGTGCTCGCCCGATGGGTCACCCTGCGTGAGATCGATGACACCGGCGCCCTGCTCGTACGGCCCGACCACCACATCGCGTGGCGTGCCCCGCGACTCGCGGACGACCCGGCAGCCGACCTGACCGCTGCGCTGCGTACCGCGCTTCGACACGCCTGA